One Meiothermus sp. QL-1 DNA segment encodes these proteins:
- a CDS encoding menaquinone biosynthesis family protein, with product MRLGYSFCPNDTFIFYALAHGKIPLPFPIEEELEDVETLNRWALEGRLPLTKISYAAYGHLREQYVALRSGGALGRGVGPLLVARAPIGGLEERRVAIPGRYTTAFLLLSLHSPGFIPVEMRYDQIMPAVARGEAEAGLIIHESRFTYPRYGLVRLLDLGEWWEEETGLPLPLGAILARRDLGEATIRTLDAAVRASLEYAQAHPEETVAYIKAHAQELEDEVVWAHIRTYVNEFSLDVGPEGEAAVAELFRRGQAAGLLPPSSQPLFP from the coding sequence GTGCGACTCGGCTATTCCTTCTGCCCCAACGACACCTTTATCTTCTACGCCCTGGCCCACGGCAAAATTCCCCTTCCCTTCCCCATAGAAGAGGAGCTGGAAGACGTGGAGACCCTGAACCGCTGGGCCCTGGAGGGCCGGCTGCCGCTCACTAAGATAAGCTACGCGGCCTACGGGCACCTGCGCGAGCAGTACGTGGCGCTGCGCTCGGGCGGGGCCTTGGGGCGTGGGGTGGGGCCGTTGCTGGTGGCCCGGGCCCCTATAGGAGGGCTAGAGGAGCGGCGGGTGGCCATCCCGGGGCGCTACACCACGGCCTTTCTTCTGCTCTCCTTGCACAGCCCGGGCTTCATCCCGGTAGAGATGCGCTACGACCAGATCATGCCCGCCGTGGCGCGGGGCGAGGCCGAGGCCGGGCTCATCATCCACGAGTCGCGCTTCACCTACCCGCGCTACGGCCTGGTGAGGCTGCTGGACCTGGGGGAGTGGTGGGAAGAGGAGACCGGCCTGCCGCTGCCCTTGGGGGCCATCCTGGCCCGGCGCGACCTGGGCGAGGCGACCATCCGGACCCTGGACGCCGCGGTGCGCGCCAGCCTCGAGTACGCCCAGGCCCACCCCGAGGAAACCGTGGCCTACATCAAGGCCCACGCCCAGGAGCTGGAGGACGAGGTGGTATGGGCCCACATCCGGACCTACGTCAACGAGTTCTCGCTCGATGTGGGCCCCGAGGGCGAGGCGGCGGTGGCCGAGCTCTTCCGCCGGGGCCAGGCGGCCGGGCTGCTGCCCCCCTCGAGCCAGCCCCTCTTTCCCTAA